The following coding sequences lie in one Rutidosis leptorrhynchoides isolate AG116_Rl617_1_P2 chromosome 6, CSIRO_AGI_Rlap_v1, whole genome shotgun sequence genomic window:
- the LOC139855949 gene encoding uncharacterized protein: MAPMKITNLFAIMTVMLIAMSAVSEAQAPAPAPTSDATSVFVPTFIASLFALIFAFLF, encoded by the coding sequence ATGGCACCAATGAAAATTACCAACCTTTTTGCCATAATGACCGTGATGCTGATCGCTATGTCTGCAGTTTCGGAGGCTCAAGCTCCAGCACCGGCTCCAACTTCTGATGCCACAAGTGTATTTGTCCCCACCTTTATCGCATCTCTATTTGCACTCATTTTTGCTTTCTTATTTTAA